The Bacillus sp. Y1 genome has a window encoding:
- a CDS encoding S8 family serine peptidase — translation MKKRTLGSVLISAAMGLSLFASGALGAQQESASKDTYRVYIQGPQSEKVKAKQTYGSRWDFGNDGFTTTVNESQYNALLKNKNLTIELVEEVSLEDRTEAKAKPGASTQALPSDQTPWGIQAIYNDSSVQKTSGGAGIKVAVLDTGVYTSHIDLAGSAEQCKDFTQTKSPLVNGSCSDRNGHGTHVAGTVLAHGGSDGLGIYGVAPEADLWAYKVLNDRGSGYSDDIAGAIRHAADEATRTGSKVIISMSLGSSSKDTMIANAVDYAYSKGLLVVAAAGNSGSASNTIGYPGALVNAVAVAALENVQQNGTYRVADFSSRGNPNTDGDFVIQERDVEVSAPGAAIESTWYNGGYNTISGTSMATPHVSGLAAKIWAATPSLSHTQLRSELQNRAKSYDINGGIGAATGDDYASGFGFPRVR, via the coding sequence ATGAAAAAAAGAACTTTAGGCTCTGTGCTTATTAGCGCAGCAATGGGACTATCATTATTTGCAAGTGGTGCACTTGGTGCCCAGCAGGAAAGTGCTTCAAAGGATACTTATCGAGTGTACATCCAAGGACCTCAGAGCGAAAAGGTGAAAGCAAAACAAACGTACGGATCGCGCTGGGACTTTGGAAATGACGGGTTTACAACAACAGTAAACGAAAGTCAGTACAACGCTTTACTTAAAAACAAGAATCTTACTATCGAATTGGTTGAAGAGGTAAGCCTCGAGGATCGTACAGAAGCAAAAGCAAAGCCTGGAGCATCTACACAAGCTCTTCCAAGTGACCAAACTCCTTGGGGAATTCAAGCAATTTATAATGATAGCTCTGTTCAAAAAACATCCGGTGGTGCAGGAATTAAAGTTGCTGTTTTAGATACTGGTGTATACACAAGCCATATTGACTTAGCAGGTTCAGCTGAACAGTGTAAAGATTTCACACAAACCAAATCTCCTCTTGTTAACGGCTCTTGTAGTGATAGAAACGGTCATGGAACCCATGTCGCTGGTACAGTATTAGCTCATGGTGGTAGTGACGGACTAGGAATTTATGGAGTGGCTCCTGAAGCTGACCTTTGGGCTTATAAGGTACTAAACGACCGCGGTTCAGGCTATTCCGATGACATTGCTGGAGCTATTCGACACGCAGCAGACGAGGCAACAAGAACAGGTTCAAAGGTTATTATCTCCATGTCCCTTGGATCAAGCTCAAAAGATACCATGATTGCAAACGCAGTTGATTATGCTTACAGCAAAGGTTTATTGGTGGTTGCAGCTGCTGGTAATAGCGGTTCTGCAAGCAATACAATTGGTTACCCAGGTGCATTAGTAAATGCCGTTGCGGTAGCTGCGCTTGAAAACGTTCAACAAAATGGAACTTACCGTGTCGCTGATTTTTCATCAAGAGGCAATCCTAATACTGATGGTGATTTCGTGATTCAAGAGCGCGATGTTGAAGTATCAGCACCTGGTGCAGCAATAGAATCCACTTGGTATAACGGTGGATATAACACAATTAGCGGGACATCTATGGCTACACCACATGTTTCTGGTTTAGCGGCAAAAATATGGGCAGCTACCCCTTCACTCTCCCATACACAGCTTAGAAGCGAACTACAAAATCGTGCAAAATCATACGATATTAACGGAGGGATTGGTGCAGCAACTGGAGATGATTATGCTTCAGGATTTGGATTCCCTCGTGTAAGATAA
- the trhA gene encoding PAQR family membrane homeostasis protein TrhA, translated as MLSYIREPINGLTHLAGAILSFIALLALVIKASITTSSALAITSVIIFGISMILLYSASATYHMVVAKDSVIAFLRRLDHSMIFILIAGTYTPFCLISLNGLTGWVLFSIIVFAALCGVLFKMIWFSCTRWLSTVIYIVMGWMVIFVASPLADILSSSGLFLLVLGGIFYTIGGIIYGAKPKFLQSRFMGFHEIFHIFIMLGSTAHFLCVYMYVL; from the coding sequence ATGCTTTCTTATATTAGAGAACCTATCAATGGTCTTACCCATTTGGCAGGAGCCATTCTTTCGTTTATCGCCCTCTTAGCGTTGGTGATTAAAGCTTCTATAACAACGAGCTCCGCTTTGGCAATTACTTCTGTTATCATTTTTGGGATAAGTATGATACTGCTGTATTCAGCATCAGCCACATACCACATGGTTGTTGCAAAAGATTCGGTCATTGCTTTTCTGCGTAGGCTTGATCACTCGATGATTTTTATTCTCATTGCAGGGACGTATACTCCTTTTTGTTTAATTAGTCTGAATGGATTAACCGGTTGGGTACTGTTTTCTATTATCGTATTTGCTGCTCTTTGTGGTGTGTTATTTAAAATGATTTGGTTTAGTTGCACGCGTTGGTTATCAACAGTCATTTATATTGTGATGGGTTGGATGGTAATCTTTGTCGCTTCTCCTCTTGCAGATATTTTGAGTAGCTCTGGTTTATTTCTGCTCGTTTTAGGAGGAATTTTTTATACAATTGGCGGTATTATTTACGGAGCGAAACCTAAATTTCTTCAATCACGTTTTATGGGATTCCATGAGATTTTTCATATTTTCATCATGCTCGGATCGACCGCTCACTTTCTATGCGTGTACATGTATGTTCTATAA
- a CDS encoding DUF1836 domain-containing protein produces the protein MKHLDELIDELGLQQQITMDDIPAIDLYMDQVIQLFDQKFNDTKRNKDEKLLTKTMINNYAKDKLFIPIKNKKYSKEHLILISLIFQLKGGLSINDIKTTLVGLNDGIQSGNLDLEKFYTSYLNLEIKNVTSFHEEVKSHWQDVIEEMEDTTEEDNLYLKNVLLIASLINISNHYRRVAEKLVDEISTK, from the coding sequence ATGAAACATCTTGATGAGCTTATAGACGAGCTAGGATTGCAGCAACAAATTACAATGGACGATATTCCAGCAATTGATTTATATATGGATCAAGTTATTCAATTATTTGATCAGAAATTTAATGATACGAAAAGAAATAAAGATGAGAAATTATTAACGAAAACAATGATAAACAATTACGCAAAGGATAAATTATTCATTCCGATAAAAAATAAGAAGTATTCAAAGGAGCATCTTATACTTATTAGTCTCATATTCCAGCTTAAGGGTGGCTTGTCTATTAATGATATTAAGACAACATTAGTTGGTTTAAATGATGGTATCCAATCAGGTAATCTGGATTTAGAGAAATTCTATACATCCTACCTAAATTTGGAAATTAAAAATGTTACATCTTTTCACGAAGAGGTAAAGTCACACTGGCAAGATGTGATTGAAGAAATGGAAGATACTACTGAAGAAGATAATCTTTATTTAAAAAATGTTCTCCTTATCGCCTCATTAATTAATATTAGCAATCATTATCGCAGAGTAGCTGAAAAACTTGTTGATGAAATAAGCACGAAATAA
- a CDS encoding ammonium transporter — translation MDVNYLMNSLWVMVSAVLVIFMIGGFIMLEAGSTRMKNAGHIAGKTIFTFGLASLVFWAVGFGFIFGDNANFFVGASNFFYGGAELDLALNSSVFFLFQLAFAGIAITIALGGFAERAKLSVYLIFTVLFSALVYPVVAHWIWGGGWLAEHGKQDFAGSTVVHLTGAMAALAATILLKPRIGKYNKDGSANNIYGHNQVFTALGVLILWVGWFGFNAGSTVSVDAGFFGFVALNTNLAAGAGAVAALIISWVVLGKSDIPTILNGALAGLVAITASCAFVDTWAAVVIGFVAGILVFYSARFFEKRKIDDPIFALSVHGTAGVWGTLSTGFFATPELATVGKPGLFYGGGLEQLGVQAMGVGVSGLYAFVVSFVILVIAKKVLGGLRVTEEEEIMGLDVSEHGSYGYPEVFLTSENQKVSS, via the coding sequence ATGGATGTAAACTACTTAATGAACAGTCTATGGGTAATGGTATCAGCAGTCTTAGTTATCTTCATGATCGGTGGATTTATCATGCTAGAAGCAGGTTCCACTCGAATGAAGAACGCTGGTCATATTGCTGGTAAAACCATTTTTACATTCGGTTTAGCTTCATTAGTATTCTGGGCAGTCGGTTTTGGATTTATTTTTGGTGACAATGCTAACTTCTTTGTTGGTGCTTCAAACTTTTTCTATGGTGGAGCAGAATTAGATTTAGCACTTAATTCTTCAGTATTCTTCTTATTCCAATTAGCATTTGCAGGAATTGCCATAACAATTGCTCTTGGTGGTTTTGCTGAACGTGCAAAATTATCCGTATATTTAATCTTTACAGTATTGTTCTCAGCATTAGTTTATCCGGTCGTTGCTCATTGGATCTGGGGCGGTGGCTGGTTAGCGGAACATGGTAAGCAAGACTTTGCTGGCTCAACAGTTGTTCACTTAACGGGAGCGATGGCGGCACTAGCAGCTACTATTCTATTAAAGCCTCGTATTGGGAAATATAACAAAGATGGCTCAGCAAATAATATTTATGGACATAACCAAGTATTCACAGCATTAGGTGTTCTTATTCTTTGGGTAGGTTGGTTTGGATTCAATGCTGGTAGTACCGTTTCGGTTGATGCTGGATTCTTTGGATTTGTAGCACTTAACACGAATTTAGCTGCAGGTGCGGGTGCAGTGGCAGCACTAATTATTTCTTGGGTTGTATTAGGAAAATCAGATATTCCAACTATTTTAAATGGTGCACTCGCAGGTCTGGTTGCTATTACAGCATCATGTGCTTTCGTTGATACGTGGGCAGCAGTTGTTATCGGATTTGTAGCTGGAATTCTAGTATTCTATAGCGCGAGATTCTTTGAAAAACGTAAAATTGATGACCCGATCTTTGCCTTATCTGTACATGGTACGGCTGGGGTATGGGGAACACTTTCAACAGGTTTTTTTGCAACACCAGAATTAGCGACAGTTGGTAAGCCTGGTTTATTCTATGGCGGTGGCTTAGAGCAACTTGGAGTTCAAGCAATGGGTGTTGGTGTATCAGGTTTATATGCATTCGTCGTCTCATTTGTTATCCTAGTGATTGCAAAGAAAGTACTTGGAGGATTACGTGTAACTGAAGAAGAAGAAATTATGGGTCTAGATGTAAGTGAACATGGTAGCTACGGATACCCAGAAGTATTTTTAACTAGTGAAAATCAAAAAGTTTCTTCATAA
- a CDS encoding DUF294 nucleotidyltransferase-like domain-containing protein, producing the protein MSSYESIKLWKETHVAEYISNSDSLNKFHDEIMIKVFKAASARMNAEPPCAFVWFITGSGGRFEQGLISDQDHGIIFQDESQEAGSYFSELGNELSIGLQIVGYPFCDGKVMSSNPLWCQTAASWNKQVVSWMEESSWVSIRNLQIFYDARKLVGDHDLLYHLKNVIHEYSHSHPQFLGRLLENVKHVKKTIGPLGQIIVEEKGIHAGAIDLKYSAFIPYVNAVRLLAWKEGIIETSTIGRLKELNKLEKYEELSHYQENFSQLLQFRLDHLSFTASYDDSHYLYVKKLTKDNQKLIKKILKDGKKLQQYVQRMIEKGGNHGV; encoded by the coding sequence TTGAGTTCATATGAATCAATAAAATTATGGAAAGAAACTCATGTTGCAGAGTATATATCAAATTCAGATTCTCTAAATAAGTTCCACGACGAGATTATGATTAAGGTATTTAAGGCTGCGAGTGCCCGAATGAATGCTGAACCTCCGTGTGCCTTTGTATGGTTTATTACTGGTAGCGGGGGACGATTTGAACAAGGATTAATAAGTGACCAAGATCATGGGATTATTTTTCAAGACGAAAGTCAAGAGGCAGGTTCTTATTTTAGTGAATTAGGAAATGAATTATCAATTGGATTACAAATAGTTGGTTACCCATTTTGCGATGGTAAGGTAATGAGTTCAAATCCACTATGGTGTCAAACAGCTGCCAGCTGGAATAAACAGGTGGTAAGTTGGATGGAGGAGAGCAGTTGGGTTTCGATTCGCAATTTGCAAATTTTTTATGATGCTAGAAAACTTGTAGGTGACCATGACCTCCTTTACCATTTAAAAAACGTGATCCACGAATATAGCCATTCGCATCCTCAATTTTTAGGCCGATTATTAGAAAATGTAAAACATGTAAAAAAGACGATTGGTCCACTAGGACAAATCATTGTTGAGGAGAAGGGAATACATGCTGGAGCTATTGATTTGAAGTATTCTGCTTTTATACCATATGTGAATGCAGTTCGGCTATTGGCGTGGAAAGAAGGAATAATCGAGACTAGTACAATAGGCAGATTAAAAGAGCTAAACAAATTAGAGAAGTATGAGGAGTTATCTCATTATCAGGAGAATTTTTCGCAACTTCTTCAGTTCCGATTAGATCACCTTTCTTTTACGGCTTCTTATGATGATTCCCACTATTTGTATGTAAAAAAACTTACGAAAGACAATCAAAAACTAATTAAAAAGATACTGAAAGATGGAAAGAAGCTGCAGCAATACGTTCAAAGAATGATTGAAAAGGGTGGAAATCATGGCGTTTGA
- a CDS encoding exonuclease domain-containing protein produces MAFEPFIHFVRGIQGKLGTNVYSGLQGQNGQHVAFLRQIQKELNSDNALLIPLSELEVTVFDLETTGFFPEKGDEILSIGAIKTKGAYVKETESFYSLVQYDKELPVQVKELTGISEEELKSAPPLSNVLLDFYHFARGTPLVAHHSNHEKNFLQAANWKQFKAPQKHRIIDTSFLSRVADPELTQNKLEDICERYGIEVVDRHHALGDAKLTAVLWCIFIDKAQQKGYETLQDIYNLMAKL; encoded by the coding sequence ATGGCGTTTGAACCATTTATTCATTTTGTGAGGGGAATCCAGGGGAAACTGGGGACAAATGTATATAGTGGCTTACAGGGACAAAACGGTCAGCATGTTGCCTTTTTGCGTCAAATTCAAAAAGAACTGAATTCAGACAATGCCTTACTGATTCCGTTGTCTGAATTAGAGGTGACGGTTTTTGACCTTGAAACAACAGGTTTCTTTCCTGAAAAAGGCGATGAAATTTTGTCTATAGGTGCTATAAAGACAAAAGGTGCGTATGTGAAAGAAACCGAGTCCTTTTATTCTTTAGTTCAATATGATAAAGAACTTCCAGTCCAGGTGAAGGAGTTAACAGGAATTTCTGAAGAGGAGCTAAAGAGTGCGCCGCCGTTATCAAATGTTCTGCTGGATTTTTATCACTTTGCTAGAGGAACGCCACTTGTTGCACACCATTCAAATCATGAAAAAAACTTCTTGCAAGCAGCGAACTGGAAACAATTCAAAGCCCCTCAAAAACATCGCATCATTGATACGTCATTCCTATCAAGAGTTGCCGATCCAGAATTAACCCAAAACAAGCTTGAGGATATTTGCGAGCGGTATGGGATAGAAGTAGTGGATAGACATCATGCACTAGGAGACGCTAAATTGACAGCTGTTCTGTGGTGTATTTTTATTGATAAAGCTCAGCAAAAGGGATATGAGACTCTTCAAGATATATATAATCTTATGGCAAAATTGTAA
- a CDS encoding homoserine dehydrogenase, producing MMETVKVVLLGFGTVGSGVYDSILHTHQEKLEKVIGKKVEIVGILVKTEKERQIPKNIIVTTKIDEILALPKIDYVFEAIVGIEPAYSYIQLFLDRGCHVISANKELLANRGEELSEYALNKGKFLTFEAAVAGGIPLLRTIIQLLQVNGILVLEGILNGTSNYILSKMRNEKLSFGECLQEAQQLGYAEANPESDISGRDAFYKQMILSSLIYHEQPDWEKVERIGIEQVALEDLALGEGHGLRLKLLASLKREDEGIKATVKPTFVSSEHPLYNVEGVDNGIVIKTDLVGTLMLQGPGAGSKATASAMIEDLVQIEQQKQPLQKVHRYSYQTQNEKEINKRIQLAVFPLQNKEEWLSLKSVLNENSKYVNILQEVVKELDGSIYGSLLYEGELERIKLPVLFKRYPVSPIGIKRDHLNVVNSF from the coding sequence ATGATGGAAACGGTGAAAGTGGTTCTTTTAGGATTTGGTACAGTAGGTTCAGGTGTATATGATTCTATCCTTCATACTCATCAGGAGAAGCTGGAAAAGGTAATTGGTAAGAAGGTTGAAATAGTTGGTATTTTAGTGAAGACAGAAAAGGAACGTCAGATTCCCAAGAATATTATTGTAACTACAAAGATTGACGAAATCCTAGCTCTCCCAAAAATAGACTATGTGTTCGAAGCGATTGTTGGTATTGAACCAGCCTATTCCTATATACAGTTATTTTTAGATCGTGGCTGTCATGTCATAAGTGCAAACAAGGAATTGCTTGCTAATCGTGGTGAGGAGCTTTCGGAATATGCTTTAAATAAAGGTAAGTTCTTAACGTTTGAGGCAGCCGTTGCGGGAGGGATTCCTTTACTTAGAACGATTATTCAGCTCCTTCAAGTGAATGGGATTTTAGTTCTAGAGGGTATTTTGAATGGAACGAGCAATTACATCCTATCAAAAATGAGAAATGAGAAATTAAGCTTTGGAGAATGCCTGCAAGAGGCACAGCAACTCGGTTACGCAGAGGCTAACCCAGAAAGTGATATTTCTGGTAGAGATGCTTTCTACAAGCAAATGATTTTAAGCAGTTTAATCTATCATGAGCAGCCCGACTGGGAAAAGGTTGAAAGAATCGGGATTGAACAAGTCGCATTAGAAGATCTAGCCTTAGGTGAGGGGCATGGATTAAGGCTAAAGCTGCTGGCCTCTTTGAAAAGAGAAGATGAGGGAATCAAAGCAACGGTAAAGCCCACGTTTGTAAGCTCAGAACATCCTCTTTACAATGTAGAGGGAGTAGACAATGGCATTGTTATTAAGACCGATTTGGTTGGGACTCTTATGCTCCAAGGACCAGGAGCTGGTTCAAAGGCTACTGCAAGTGCTATGATTGAAGATTTAGTGCAAATTGAACAACAAAAACAACCGTTGCAGAAAGTTCATCGATATAGCTATCAAACTCAAAATGAAAAAGAGATTAACAAAAGAATTCAATTAGCGGTATTTCCTCTCCAAAATAAGGAGGAATGGCTTAGCTTAAAATCGGTTTTAAATGAAAACTCAAAGTATGTAAATATCCTTCAAGAAGTTGTTAAAGAGCTTGATGGTAGTATATACGGAAGCTTATTATACGAAGGAGAGCTAGAACGTATAAAGCTACCTGTCTTATTTAAACGGTATCCAGTATCACCGATCGGTATAAAAAGAGATCATTTGAATGTGGTTAATAGTTTCTAG